The Methanomassiliicoccus sp. genome includes the window TACGTACGCCCATGATCAAGTTCATAGTGGCAGATGGAAGGGACATCATGATCATGTTCTCGCCAGTGGTCGGAGAGGTCCCTGATGTGGCTAGTTCCTTGGCCATCTGGATGCCTCGGTCTGAGGTCGCCGCTCAGATGAAGGATAATTTCTACATGATGTGGGACGGGGCCGTGTCCGAGCTATAGCAACTTGGTCTTCTCGTTCGGCCGGGGAAGTTTCATCACCAAGATGCGCAGCGGAGAGGTTCCGATGTTGCGCCACAGGTGCGGAACTCCCTTGGGGCTCTCCACCATCGTGTCCTGCCTTACCGTCTCCTTTTCCTCACCGATTTCCACCTCTCCCTGGCCTTCGAGCACGTAGAAAGCCACGTCCACCGGCGTTATGTGTCTCTTGAGGGCCTCTCCCGGCAGCAGCTTCAGGTGAGATATCAGCGCGTGGTCGTGATCATAAATGGTCTTGGCCTCGACGCCATGGGGGTTCGCCTTGGACAACGCCTCGGCCAGGGAGATCATCTTCATGAGCCTCGCGAGGCCTTCAGAGCAGCTATAACATTTTTGTCACCAGGCCGGGGTGCGGGGGGACTGTCAGGCTTCAGGCCCATGACCGTAGATGGCGGATAAAGGTAATCTATCGGATGCGCCTTCCTGCCTCCGATGGACCTGATCCTGGTCGCACTCAGCGGCATATTCCTATTCCTTCCGGCGCTGGTTCCCAATTCGGCGGCGGTGCTCTTCGGAGGCGGAACGCCGGTCGATTTTGGCCGCATGTGGAGAGGGAAGCGCATCCTGGGGGACGGCAAGACCTGGACCGGCCTCGTCGGCGGCGTGGCTGCCGGCACGTCACTGGGAATTCTGCTGACGATCGTCTCCAGGGTCCTCGATTTCCCGGAGCAGTGGACATGGGGCACCGGGATGGATGCACTGGGAGTGGTGTTCGCCCTGGCTCTGGGTTCGTTGCTGGGAGACATGACCGGGGCATTCATCAAGCGCCGGCTGGGCATGGAGCGAGGGCACAAGGCCCCGGTTCTCGACCAGTACGATTTCGTGGCTGGAGGGTTGGGGATCGCCGCGTTGCTGTATCCTGCGTGGGTCGCCTCGCGGTATATCGAAGGGGAGAGCATCATAGCGCTGATCGTCCTCTTGATCTTCGTGCCGGTCCTCCACCGCAGCGTCAACATAATCGGGTTCAAGATGGGGAAGAAGAAGGAGCCGTGGTAGGATGAACAAGAGGACCAAGGAGGCGCTGCTGCGCTGCAATGCCCTGATGTACGGGGACTTCACGCTGGCATCCGGGAAGAAGAGCGAGTACTATATCGACATCAAGAAGGCGAGCACCGACCCGTACGTCCTGGAGGTCATCGCCGACGAGATGGCGCGGGAGATCCAGCTGCGCGGCCTCACGGTGGACAAGATCGCCGGTGTCGTGCTCGGATCCATACCCTTGGCCGTCGCCCTCTCGCTGCGGACCAAGATACCATACATCATGGTGCGCAGGGAAAAGAAGGATCACGGCACCCAGAAGATGATCGAAGGTGCGTTGAGCGAGGGAGAAAGGGTCCTCATGGTCGAGGATGTCGTGACCTCCGCCGGCTCGGTGGTGGAGGCCATAGGTACCGTGCGCTCCGCCGGTGCCCTCGTCAGCGACGTGCTGTGCGTGGTGAACCGCCAAGAGGGTGGGGAGCAGAGGCTCGCGGACATCGAGGTCAGGCTCTCGGCCCTGGTTACCGCCGAGGACATCGTGAAGAGATGACCGTTCTCAAGGACTGTCAGCGCTGCGCCCTGTGCCAGGGGCGCACCAACGTCGTCATGCCCGACGGCGACCCCTCGTCACCCATCGCGTTCGTCGGCGAGGCCCCCGGGGCCAAAGAGGATGAGGCCGGACGGCCGTTCGTCGGCTCGTCAGGCAAAGTCCTCACCAAGCTTCTGGAGGAGGAGGGTCTGCCTCGTGAGAGGGTATTCATCACCAACACCGTGAAGTGTCGGCCCCCCGGGAACCGTGAGCCCACGCAGGAAGAGATGGACGCCTGCTATCCATGCCTGGAGGCGGAGCTGGAGAGCCGCAGGGTGGTGGTCACCCTCGGCCGTTCGGCGGCCCGGGATGTGCTGAAGCGGCCGGTGTCGATGAAGGACGAGGTGAACCGACCCCGCAATATCCAGGTTCGGGGGAAGGAGATGGTGCTCATACCGGCGTACCATCCGGCCGCCAGCTTCTACAACCGTACGGTTAAGGACAGCATCAGGGAGAGCATCAGGATCGCAAGGACTTATCTCGAGGGCCCTTGAATCTCTTGACCCACAGGAACGAGAAGTTATACCAGCCGTCCTTCCATGAGGACAGTTTGACCTCTCCCACCCGCCGCCGGTAGCGGATCATGACCTCTCGGGAGCGTAGCTTGCGGAAGGCCTCGATCTTGATTTCCTCGGAGAAGGGCATGCCATCGCTGGTGACGTTGATCTTCAGCAGGGCAGCTCGGCGGAAGACCCACATCCCGCTCTGCGAGTCGCGTATCTTGCGGCCGAACAGCAGTCGGGTGGTGAACGATAGCGCCAGGTTGCCAATCTTGTGCATATCACTCATGGCTCCCGGTTCCATATGGCCGAACCGGTCGGTGGTGATGAATTCGAGATCGTCCTTGTCCAAGATCTCCATCAGCTGGATGATCTCCTCCGCGGGATAGGTGCAGTCGCCGTCCATGGTGGCGACGACCTCTCCATGGGCCCGTTCGAAGCCGGTCTTGTACGCTCTGCCGTACCCCTTGCGCGGCTCCTCGATCACCACCGCGCCCCTTCCCCTGGCGATGTCCCCTGTCCCGTCGGTCGAGCGGCCGTCTACGATCATTATCTCATAATCGAAAGATTTCCCATCCAGGGCGGACCTTAGCTCGTCGATGACCTCACCGATGCACTTTGCCTCATTGAGCGTGGGGATGATGACACTGAGCTTCAAGAAGAACGCTAGACGTGAAGGAGAAGAGCATATAATAACCTCTCCCGGTCAGTGTGCGGTCAGCTGGCTTCCTTTCTCTCCCTCTTCCCATACGGCCCCTTGTCGTCGAACAGCTTGAATCCGATGTAGCCCATGAGAGCGATGACGAGGCGCGTGAGCGCCCAGAAGGTCATCTTCTGCTTGAACATGCGCAAGGGATCGTAACGTCCCCACAGATTGCCATGCTTGAGCGTAAGCTGCTTCCTTCCCGCGCCGTTCCAGAACGCCTGGCGGAAGAATCCGTAGACCGTGGACTTGGTGCGCCGGTAGATGATGGCGTCCGGGTTCCAGGCGATCGTGTAGCCGGCGTCCACGGCCCGGTAGTTGAGGTCGATGTCCTCGGCGGTGATGAACCAGGTGTCGAAACCGCCCACCTTCTCCAGAACCTCACGGCGGAAGGCCATGTTGGCCGAGGGATACGAGACATCATAGCCCTTGTGATACAGTTCGACGCGATCAAGGTCCTCCCAGGCCTTGAGGCCGATCATGATCGAGCGCCCCGCCACGATGTCCGCTCCCTGCTCGAAGCTTCTGCGAAGCTCGCGGATCCAGTTGGGGTTGGCAAGGTCGTCCCCACCGGTGAAGGCCACGACCTCTCCGTGGGCTTGGGAGATCCCATAGTTCGTGCTCTCCCCCCGCCGACCGGGGTGGATATACATCCTAATGAACGGGTACCTGGCCTCGTACTTCCGTACGATGTCCTGGGTGCGGTCTTTGGAGGCGGCGTCCACCACCACGATCTCCAGCGGACCTTCTTGTATGACCAGACTGTCCAGGAGGTCGGCGATGTACCGCTCCTCGTTCATGATGTTCAGGACCACGCTCACCAACATAAGAGAACCATGTTATCTCCTAACTCCCATAAAACGATTGGCGATGGATAGATGGCCTGGCGCACACTTGTAGGTGTATGCGCCTGTGGAGCATCCACCCCCGTTACCTGGACCCTCCAGGGCTGGGAGGATTGTGGCGTGAGGCCCTGTTAGCCCAGGGCGTCGTGGCCGGGAGGACCCTCGCCTACCGCAACCATCCCCAGACCAGAAGGTTGCTGGAGCAGCCAGATCCCTGGGGGGCGATCCACGACTACCTGATCGGGGTGTGGGACGAGGCCCATCGCCGCGGGTACGCGTACCAGAGATCCCGCATTCTTCCCCACGCGGGCGATCATCCCATGGAGGTCCCGCGAGGGCAGTTCGAGTATGAGGCCGCACTGCTACGCCTCAAGCTGGAAGCGAGGAGCCCCCGCTATTTGGCCGGGCTGCCGAGGCCGGGCGATGCGTTGCCTCATCCCAGCATCAGGATGGTGGAGGGGGGCATCGCCTGGTGGGAACGGCCACGAAAGGAGGTCCTTCGGCGACTCGTCGGATACCTCGATGACAGGAGTATTTGATCAAAGCGGCACGCGGCATCCCTCGCGCATCGAGGTCAGCGCCGCGGCGCAGATGGAGACATTCTCCAGGGCGTTCCAACCATCGCACTCCGACCGGTCGCCGCGCTCGGCGGCGTCGACGAAGCTCTTCAGCTCGCGCTTCAGGGGTTCCTCCTTGCGTACGTACACTTGATGAGTATCCAGCTCTATGGGCATCGAGGCCATGTTCGAGGTGTCCACATGCTCCATGTGGGAGGTGGAGAACTGCAGGCTCTGGTCCATGTAATCCATGACCGCGTAGCCGTCGGAGCAGGTGATGGACACCTTTCGCACCTTCATCGGCGTCAGCCAGTTCACCTCCACCATGCCCGTCGAGCCGCCCGCGGTCTGCAGCAGGAGGGTGGCGTGGTCTTCGAAACGATCATTGGCCATCCGCCCACCTAGGGCATACACCGATTCGACCTTCTCCTTGGTGAGGTATCGGATGACGTCGACATCGTGTATCGCCAGGTCCATGACGACTCCCACGTCCCGGATGCGAAAAGGGTAGGACGACACCCGCCGGGAAGCGATGGATACGACCTTCCCGAATCGCCCAGAGGTGAGGGCGTCCTTGGTTGCGGCGACGACCGGGTTGAACCTCTCCACGAAGCCGGAGGCGATGGTGACTCCCTTGTTCTCCGCCAGCTCGCAAAGCTCCCTCGCTCTCACGACGTCCCCGGTAAATGGCTTCTCCACCAGCACCGAGCGGCCCTGGTTGACCGCGCTGACCGCGGCGTCGAAATGGTACTTGGTGGGCGTGCAGATGCTCACCGCGTCCACCTCTCGTATTAGCGCATCCATATTCGAGTACGGCTTGACGCTGAACCTCTTGGCCACCCTACCGCATGCCTCGGAGTCGACGTCGAATACTCCGGCGAGGCACCCCATCTCTGAATATATGCGGGCATGGTTCTGCCCCATGGAGCCGGTGCCGATCACTCCCACCCTGAGCATGCCGCGATAAGCATCGTCATCGCTTCTAAACCTTTTCCAGCTAGTGTCAGCAGGCGAAAGAGCGCAAAACCCTTAAGTCCAGCGTCCCCGTTGACGGCGCCATGAGCATCCGGTCGGTCGCCGTCGTCGGGGCAGGCTATGTCGGTCTCCCGGTGGCGTGCATGTTCGCCAGCAAAGGTATTCCCACGCTGGCGGTGGACATTGACTCCGCACGAGTGGAGAAGATCAACCGCGGCATATCGCCAATTGAGGGCGAGGAGCCCGGCCTGGCCGAACTCATATCCGACGCGGTGAAGACCGGCATGCTCACGGCGACCACCGACTATGGCCGGATCTCCACCGCGGACGCCATCATCGTATGCGTGGACACGCCCATCGACGAGGCGACGAGGAAGCCGGTGCTGAGGATCCTGAGGTCCGCGGCCCGCTCGGTGGGGGAGCATATGAAACGGGGCGCACTGGTCTCCATCGAATCGACTTTGCCTCCAAGGACCATGCAGGATGTGGTAATGCCCATCCTCGAGGAGGCTAGCGGGATGGGGGCGGGAAAGGACTTCCTGCTGGTTCACTGCCCCGAACGGGTCATGCCCGGCCGGCTTCTGAAGAACCTGAGCGAATACGACCGGGTGCTGGGCGGATACGATATTCCGTCGGTCGAAGCGGGCAGGGAGCTGTACACGATCATCATGGGCGGAAAGCTACACACCGCCGACCTATTGCACGCAGAGATCTCCAAGACCTTGGAGAACGCCTATCGTGATGTGCAGATCGCCTTCGCCAACGAGGTCGCCCTCGCCTGCGAGGAGCTGGGCGCCGACGCTTTCGAAGTGAGACGGCTGGTCAACACCTGCCCGTTCCGCGACATGCACATCCCGGGGGCGGGGGTCGGCGGTCACTGCCTTCCCAAGGACTCGTGGTTGTTCGCCTCCTCCCTGAAGGAGTTCAAGCCGACCATCATCACTTCTGCCCGTAAGGTCAATGAGCATATGCCGGAGCACATGGTCGAGCTGGTGGAGGACGTCCTGTCACGGGCCGGGCGGGAGCTATCGGGCTCCAGGGTCGCCGTCCTCGGGTTGGCGTTCCTCCGTGACTCGGACGACACCAGGCACTCGCCGTCATTGACGATCATCGATCGCCTGCTCGACCGCACCGAGCTCGTGGTGCACGACCCGTATGTAGCGAAGGAGTACCGCGTACCCCTGGTGCGGGACCTCGGCGAGGCGGTCAGGGACGCGGACTGTCTTGTCCTCGTCACCGATCACTCTTGCTATCGAGACCTTGACCTCGGAAAGGTCGCACGGGCGATGCGCACGCCGACCATCGTGGACGGGAGGAACCTGTTCTCGGCCGATGCCTGCCGCCGCGCGGGATTCGTGTACCGTGGCATCGGGAAGGGGACCTAGGGACCAAACCTGAGCGGTCACCATGACAGCGAGCACAAGCTCGTCATGTGGCCGGGTCGATCATGCCATGCGCTCAACGGATCACCGGCTGATCGCTGAACTGGCATCTCTGTGAGCCATCACCAAATGTTTATGGCCCGGAAGATACTTTGCGCGCCAGATGAAGCTCTTGGCCGACTATTATTCGATAAAGGATTGTGATATCGGGGAGGACACCATCGTCCGCGACTTCGTCAACCTCTATGGATGCAAGATCGGCCGAGAATGCAGGATCGCCGCGTACGTTGAGATCCAGCGGGACGTGGTTATCGGCGACCGGGTGAAGGTCGAAGCCTTCGCCTTCATCCCCTCGGGGGTCACCATCGAAGACGAGGTCTTCGTAGGTCCGCGAGCCACGTTCACCAACGACCTCCACCCCCATGCAGTAGGCGATTGGGAGATCACCCCAACCGTAGTAAAGAGGGGGGCCTCTATCGGCGCCGGCGCGGTCATCGTGTGCGGGGTGACCATCGGCGAGAACGCCATGGTCGGCGCCGGCGCGGTGGTCACCAAGGACGTGCCCTCCGGAGCGCTGGTCGTTGGCAATCCAGCTCACCAGATCGTCAGGAAGGGAGAAAGATGA containing:
- a CDS encoding uracil-DNA glycosylase; amino-acid sequence: MTVLKDCQRCALCQGRTNVVMPDGDPSSPIAFVGEAPGAKEDEAGRPFVGSSGKVLTKLLEEEGLPRERVFITNTVKCRPPGNREPTQEEMDACYPCLEAELESRRVVVTLGRSAARDVLKRPVSMKDEVNRPRNIQVRGKEMVLIPAYHPAASFYNRTVKDSIRESIRIARTYLEGP
- the pyrE gene encoding orotate phosphoribosyltransferase, encoding MNKRTKEALLRCNALMYGDFTLASGKKSEYYIDIKKASTDPYVLEVIADEMAREIQLRGLTVDKIAGVVLGSIPLAVALSLRTKIPYIMVRREKKDHGTQKMIEGALSEGERVLMVEDVVTSAGSVVEAIGTVRSAGALVSDVLCVVNRQEGGEQRLADIEVRLSALVTAEDIVKR
- a CDS encoding glycosyltransferase family 2 protein, whose translation is MKLSVIIPTLNEAKCIGEVIDELRSALDGKSFDYEIMIVDGRSTDGTGDIARGRGAVVIEEPRKGYGRAYKTGFERAHGEVVATMDGDCTYPAEEIIQLMEILDKDDLEFITTDRFGHMEPGAMSDMHKIGNLALSFTTRLLFGRKIRDSQSGMWVFRRAALLKINVTSDGMPFSEEIKIEAFRKLRSREVMIRYRRRVGEVKLSSWKDGWYNFSFLWVKRFKGPRDKSLRS
- a CDS encoding pyrimidine dimer DNA glycosylase/endonuclease V; protein product: MRLWSIHPRYLDPPGLGGLWREALLAQGVVAGRTLAYRNHPQTRRLLEQPDPWGAIHDYLIGVWDEAHRRGYAYQRSRILPHAGDHPMEVPRGQFEYEAALLRLKLEARSPRYLAGLPRPGDALPHPSIRMVEGGIAWWERPRKEVLRRLVGYLDDRSI
- a CDS encoding glycosyltransferase — translated: MLVSVVLNIMNEERYIADLLDSLVIQEGPLEIVVVDAASKDRTQDIVRKYEARYPFIRMYIHPGRRGESTNYGISQAHGEVVAFTGGDDLANPNWIRELRRSFEQGADIVAGRSIMIGLKAWEDLDRVELYHKGYDVSYPSANMAFRREVLEKVGGFDTWFITAEDIDLNYRAVDAGYTIAWNPDAIIYRRTKSTVYGFFRQAFWNGAGRKQLTLKHGNLWGRYDPLRMFKQKMTFWALTRLVIALMGYIGFKLFDDKGPYGKRERKEAS
- a CDS encoding acyltransferase; this translates as MKLLADYYSIKDCDIGEDTIVRDFVNLYGCKIGRECRIAAYVEIQRDVVIGDRVKVEAFAFIPSGVTIEDEVFVGPRATFTNDLHPHAVGDWEITPTVVKRGASIGAGAVIVCGVTIGENAMVGAGAVVTKDVPSGALVVGNPAHQIVRKGER
- a CDS encoding CDP-2,3-bis-(O-geranylgeranyl)-sn-glycerol synthase, which gives rise to MDLILVALSGIFLFLPALVPNSAAVLFGGGTPVDFGRMWRGKRILGDGKTWTGLVGGVAAGTSLGILLTIVSRVLDFPEQWTWGTGMDALGVVFALALGSLLGDMTGAFIKRRLGMERGHKAPVLDQYDFVAGGLGIAALLYPAWVASRYIEGESIIALIVLLIFVPVLHRSVNIIGFKMGKKKEPW
- a CDS encoding cupin domain-containing protein is translated as MKMISLAEALSKANPHGVEAKTIYDHDHALISHLKLLPGEALKRHITPVDVAFYVLEGQGEVEIGEEKETVRQDTMVESPKGVPHLWRNIGTSPLRILVMKLPRPNEKTKLL
- a CDS encoding nucleotide sugar dehydrogenase, whose protein sequence is MSIRSVAVVGAGYVGLPVACMFASKGIPTLAVDIDSARVEKINRGISPIEGEEPGLAELISDAVKTGMLTATTDYGRISTADAIIVCVDTPIDEATRKPVLRILRSAARSVGEHMKRGALVSIESTLPPRTMQDVVMPILEEASGMGAGKDFLLVHCPERVMPGRLLKNLSEYDRVLGGYDIPSVEAGRELYTIIMGGKLHTADLLHAEISKTLENAYRDVQIAFANEVALACEELGADAFEVRRLVNTCPFRDMHIPGAGVGGHCLPKDSWLFASSLKEFKPTIITSARKVNEHMPEHMVELVEDVLSRAGRELSGSRVAVLGLAFLRDSDDTRHSPSLTIIDRLLDRTELVVHDPYVAKEYRVPLVRDLGEAVRDADCLVLVTDHSCYRDLDLGKVARAMRTPTIVDGRNLFSADACRRAGFVYRGIGKGT
- a CDS encoding Gfo/Idh/MocA family oxidoreductase: MLRVGVIGTGSMGQNHARIYSEMGCLAGVFDVDSEACGRVAKRFSVKPYSNMDALIREVDAVSICTPTKYHFDAAVSAVNQGRSVLVEKPFTGDVVRARELCELAENKGVTIASGFVERFNPVVAATKDALTSGRFGKVVSIASRRVSSYPFRIRDVGVVMDLAIHDVDVIRYLTKEKVESVYALGGRMANDRFEDHATLLLQTAGGSTGMVEVNWLTPMKVRKVSITCSDGYAVMDYMDQSLQFSTSHMEHVDTSNMASMPIELDTHQVYVRKEEPLKRELKSFVDAAERGDRSECDGWNALENVSICAAALTSMREGCRVPL